From the Devosia sp. FJ2-5-3 genome, the window CTGGTGACATATCATCACGAAGACGGAGGCCATCCATGTCGGTCGTTGATCTTGCCGCCTATCTCCCCAATCGGAACCCAGCTGTTCCCGTGCCTGATTTCAAGAGCGCCATGCGCAGTCTGGCAGGCGCTGTCAGCGTCATAACACTTGGAAAAGGCCCCAGCCGTACCGGCTTTACCGCCACTTCGGTCTCGTCTTTTTCCACCGAGCCACCCACGCTTTTGGTCAGCCTGAACATGGGCTCATCCTCCTGGGCAGCCCTGCGCGACGAAGGGGCATTCGCGGTCAATATTCTGGCACACGATCAGGCGGCGGTGGCCGACAGGTTCGCCGGACGAGGCGGCATCAGGGGCAATGACCGCTATGTGGGCTGGGAGTGGAGCCGGCTGGAAACCGGAACCCTGGGACTCGATGACGCCGTGGCAGTCATCGATTGCGAACTCGATGAGGCCATTGAACGACACACGCACGCGATTCTTCTCGGACGGGTGAGGGGCGTCAAAGTATCTCCGGCACGCCAGCCTTTGCTTTATTGGTCAGGCGCTTATCAGGTGCTGAAGCCGGGGCAGG encodes:
- a CDS encoding flavin reductase family protein, with product MSVVDLAAYLPNRNPAVPVPDFKSAMRSLAGAVSVITLGKGPSRTGFTATSVSSFSTEPPTLLVSLNMGSSSWAALRDEGAFAVNILAHDQAAVADRFAGRGGIRGNDRYVGWEWSRLETGTLGLDDAVAVIDCELDEAIERHTHAILLGRVRGVKVSPARQPLLYWSGAYQVLKPGQEGSSAR